The Henckelia pumila isolate YLH828 unplaced genomic scaffold, ASM3356847v2 CTG_461:::fragment_3, whole genome shotgun sequence genome window below encodes:
- the LOC140871915 gene encoding uncharacterized protein: MGIFFSLTLILTSLASLQTLQAQTQEVQSARLLDLTIRDYTFRSYNKNFMRTGKLHRIDLPANLSGINVDIIRYRCGSLRRYGARIKEFHLNVGVDVHPCIERVILLRQNLGSNWSSIYYNNYELTGYRLISPVLGLLAYNIIGVSGIINFSSTMPFELGIQAGKKPIIIDFSNTTLYNISTGIVPLCASFDPDGKMTLSSQMRPKVCVATRNGHFGLVVESPLVPLKRRVSKWKIAIGSSIGAALGAFLLSLLLIAMFVNAKKKARMDELERRAYEEEALQVSMVGHVRALTASSTRTVPMIEHDEYRANTTHS; the protein is encoded by the coding sequence ATGGGCATCTTCTTTTCTCTCACACTGATTCTTACATCACTAGCATCCTTGCAAACCCTCCAAGCTCAAACTCAAGAAGTCCAATCGGCCCGCCTCCTCGATCTTACAATCCGGGATTACACGTTCAGATCATACAACAAGAACTTCATGAGAACAGGCAAACTGCACAGAATCGACTTACCAGCAAATCTTTCCGGCATAAATGTCGATATCATAAGATACCGGTGTGGCAGCCTGAGAAGATACGGAGCAAGAATCAAAGAATTCCACTTGAACGTTGGTGTTGATGTGCATCCTTGCATCGAAAGAGTCATATTGCTCCGACAAAATCTTGGATCAAACTGGTCATCTATATATTACAACAACTACGAATTGACCGGATATCGACTCATCTCACCTGTTTTAGGCCTACTAGCCTATAACATTATTGGCGTGAGTGGGATCATAAACTTCAGCAGCACCATGCCATTTGAGCTGGGAATTCAAGCTGGAAAAAAGCCAATCATTATAGATTTTAGCAACACAACATTATACAATATCTCTACCGGGATCGTCCCTTTATGTGCAAGCTTTGATCCTGATGGAAAGATGACACTGTCAAGCCAGATGAGGCCTAAGGTTTGCGTTGCAACAAGGAACGGTCACTTCGGGTTGGTGGTCGAGTCGCCATTGGTGCCGTTGAAGAGAAGAGTTAGCAAGTGGAAGATAGCCATAGGGAGCTCCATTGGAGCCGCCTTAGGGGCGTTTCTTCTGAGCTTGTTGCTGATCGCTATGTTCGTGAACGCGAAAAAGAAGGCGAGAATGGATGAACTGGAGAGAAGGGCTTATGAAGAAGAAGCTTTGCAAGTTTCAATGGTTGGCCATGTGAGGGCTCTCACTGCTTCTAGCACAAGAACTGTGCCCATGATAGAACATGATGAGTATAGAGCAAATACTACTCATTCTTGA